One Williamsia phyllosphaerae genomic window, CAACGGCGTACCGTGAGGCGGACAGAGCGAGCGCTCGGTGCAGCCGCGCCCGCAGCCACGATGTGAAGGTGATCCAACGATGAAGCGTCTGATCTTCGAGTCCGAGCACGAGCAGTTGCGCGCCTCCGCCAAGGCGTTCGTCGAGCGCGAGATCGCTCCGTACGCAGAGACGTGGGAACGCGACGGCATCATCGACCGCGAGGCCTTCAAGAAGGCGGGCGAGGCCGGACTGGTCGGCTTCTACATGCCGGAGGAGTTCGGCGGATCCGACATCGACGACTTCCGCTTCAACGCCGTCGTCATCGAGGAGATGGCCAAGTTCGGTTCGCGCGCTCCGGCGTTCACGTTGCAGAACGACGTCATCGGCCCCTACCTCAAGAAGCTGTGCACCGACGAGCAGAAGGAACGCTGGCTCCCCGGCTTCGCCTCCGGCGAGATCATCGGTGCGATCGCGATGACCGAGCCCGGCGCGGGCAGCGACCTCGCCGGCATCAAGACCTCCGCGGTCCTCGACGGCGACCACTGGGTTCTCAACGGCGCCAAGACCTTCATCTCGTGCGGCATCAACGCCGACCTCGTCATCGTGGTCACCCGCACCGATCCCGAGGCGGGACACAAGGGCTTCACCCTCCTCGGTGTCGAGCGTGGGATGGAGGGTTTCGAGCGTGGTCGCAACCTCGACAAGCTCGGCCAGCACGCCCAGGACACCGCAGAACTGTCCTTCACCAACGTCCGCGTGCCCGCCGCCAACGTCATCGGCGAGGTCAACAAGGGCTTCTACCACCTGATGCACAACCTGCCGTCCGAGCGACTCGCGATCGGTGTCGGCGCAGTGGCCGGCGCCCGCAAGGCGTTCGAGGACACGCTGGTCTACGTCTCCGAGCGCAAGGCGTTCGGCCAGTCGGTCGGCTCGTTCCAGGCCAACCGCCACAAGATCGCCGAGATCGCCACCGAACTCGACATCGCCCAGGCCTTCGTCGACCGCTGCATCCAGGGTGCCGTCGACGGTGAGCTGACCGCTGTCGATGCGTCGAAGGCGAAGTGGTGGTGCACCGAACTGGCCAAGCGCATCGTCGACACCTGCCTCCAACTGCACGGCGGATACGGCTACATGGCCGAGTACCCGATCTCGCGCATCTACGCCGACGTCCGGATCGAGACGATCTACGGCGGCACCACCGAGATCATGAAGGACATCATCGGCCGCGACCTCGGGTTCTAGAGGATCGTCTCCGGGGCGTCGGACTCCGGCGCCACCCTGATCCGCACCCCGTCGAGTGGCACCGCGGCCGTCTCGGTCGACGTCACGGACACCCGCAGCGGTTCGCCGTCGGCGTCGGCCACGACCTGTAGTGGTGCCCCGTCGGGCTGTAGGTACTTGTCGCCCCACTGCATCAGGCCCAGGACGACGGGCAGCATGTCGGTGCCCTTCTCGGTGAGCAGGTACTCGAAGCGGGTGCGCCGGCCCGGCTGTTGGTACGGGGATTTCGTCAGCAGTCCGTGCGCCACCAGTTCGCGTAGTCGGGTGGAGGCGGCTGCATCGGTGATGCCGACCCGTCGGGCGAAGCCGTCGAAACGGGTTGTGCCGTAGTACGCCTCACGTAGGATCAACAGGGCGGTCCGGGTTCCGACCACTTCGAGTGCCCGGACGATCGAACAACGGTCGCCGGGCTCCCACGAGTCCAGTCGCGCCAACGGTCCGTCCATGATTGCGTGCATCGCTCCACCGTACTCGCTGACTTTCGTGAATCTGAGTCAGCAGTGTGGCAGAGTGGAGACGATCGACCAACCACGTTGAGCCATCAGCAGGTACGGAAAATTCCCCACTACTGATGGGTGGTCCCTGTGACGCTCTCCGCATCCCCGATCTCGTCGGACATCACGACCAGCGACAAGGTCTATGCGCCGCAAGAGGATTCGTTTCTCTTGATCGAGCAGATGACGACACTCCCCGGCGGACTCGTCGGCAAGACAGTGCTCGATTTCTGTACCGGCAGCGGTGTCGTCGCCATCGCGGCGGCGTCCTCCGGAGCCGATGCCGTCACCGCTGTCGACCTGTGTCCCGACGCGGCGCAATGCGCTCACGACAACGCCGTTGCGGCCGGTCTCGACATCGACGTGGTGGTGGGCTCGTTCGCCGAGGCGTTGGCAGCCGGACCGTACGACGTGGTGGTGTCCAACCCGCCCTACGTTCCAGCTCCCGCGATACAGGATCAGTCGATCCGATTGACCGGTCCCACTCAGGCCTGGGACGCCAGTGTCGACGGTCGGCTCGTCCTCGACCCGTTGTGCGCTGCCGCACCAGATCTGTTGTTCACCAACGGAACCCTGCTGATCGTGCAGTCGGAGTATTCGGGAACCCGACAGACGGTGGACGCGCTGCGTCGCGTCGGTCTGCACGTCGACGTGATCGCCGAGCAGCGCGTCGAATTCGGCCCGGTGATGAAATCGCGAGCCACGTGGATGTGGGAGCAGGGCCTGATGGACGAGGGCTGCCACGAGGAGACACTGGTCGTGATCATGGCGACGAAGCGATGAGCGACGGCGACCGTCGCGCCGTGCGCGTGGTGGCGGGTGGGCCGATCATGGTCCAGGGCCCGGTGGACATCGAGATGCCCGACGGATCCACCGTGACCTCGGACCGGTTCATGGTCGCCATCTGCGCCTGTCGGCGCAGCAAGACCTATCCGCTGTGCGACACCAGTCACCGCAAGCGGGCGCGCACGGTCGACTGAGGTCGCAGGGCCGCCGCGGGCACCCATCGGGAATCGCGCTGACGCACGAGACAAAAAACTACATATTGTCATCACTGGATACGCGTGGTTTAGTTGTGTAACCCCCGACACAATTCGATCTCAGCACGAAAGTGGTTGTCGATATGCGCGTTCTCGACCAGGTCATCAACAAAGCCCAGGCAGTGGTACCGATGGAGCGCCAGATTCAGGGGTTGCACCTGGTCGAACGGGTCAAGAGGCTGGTGGTCGGCGACAACCAGCCACACTTCGCCGAGTCCGAGGTCCCCGATGTGGCGGATCTGGATCTGACCGACATCGACGTCAGCAACCCGTTCCTGTGGCGTCAGGGAAAGTGGAAGGCCTACTTCGAGCGACTGCGAGACGAGGCTCCGGTGCACTTCCGGGCCGACAGCGCGTTCGGTCCGTACTGGTCGGTGACCCGCTACGCCGACATCCTCGCGGTCGACAAGGACTTCGAGACCTTCTCCGCCGAACCGCAGATCGTCATCGGCTCGCCGCCGGCGGGACTCGACATCGAGATGTTCATCGCGATGGATCCCCCTCGCCACGACCAGCATCGTGGGGCAGTCCAAGGAGTCGTCGCTCCGCAGAATCTGGAGGAGATGGAGGGCCTGATCCGGTCCCGGGTCGGCGAGGTCCTCGACGACCTGCCCCTCGATGAGCCCTTCGACTGGGTCGATCGGGTCAGCGTCGAGCTGACCTCACGAATGTTGGCCACGCTGCTCGACTTCCCCTACGACGAACGCCGCAAACTCGTGCAGTGGACCGACCTGGTGGCCACGAGCTCGTCAGCAACCGGTGGCGCCAACAACACCGACGAGATCTACCGTGGTGCCGCTGAGATGGCGGGGAGTTTCAGCGCGCTGTGGCGCGACAAGGCGGCCCGACTCGCGGCAGGGGAGAAGCCCGGATACGACCTGATCACGCTCATGCAGCAGTCCGAGGACACCAAAGACCTCATCAACCGTCCGATGGAGTTCCTCGGCAACCTCGTTCTCCTCGTCGTGGGCGGCAACGACACCACACGCAACTCCATGACGGGCGGCGTCCTGGCCCTCAACCAGTTCCCGGACCAGTTCGACCGCCTCCGGGCGAACCCTGGCCTCGTGCCGAAGATGGTCCACGAGATCCTCCGGTGGCAGACACCTCTGGCCTACATGCGCCGAGTCGCCACTCGCGACACGGTGTTGAACGGCCAGTTCATCCGCAAGGGCGACAAGGTCGTGATGTGGTACGCCTCCGCCAACCGCGACGAGCGCACGTTCGAGAACCCGGATCACTTCGTGATCGACAGGCGCAACGCCCGCCACCATCTGGCCTTCGGCATCGGTACGCACCGCTGCATGGGAAGCCGGCTGGCGGAGATGCAGCTGCGGATCCTGTGGGAGGAGCTACTGACCCGCTTCGACGACATCGAGGTCCTCGCCGAGCCCGAGCGCGTGCAATCCAACTTCGTGCGCGGCTACAGCTCGATGATGGTGACCTTGACTCCGATCGGCGGTCGCCGCGGCGAGCCGGGACCCTACCGTGCCGACCACATCGCCGCGCGACTCCGCACTGAAAGTACCTCCGGCGCAACTGCATCGGCGACCAGTCGCTCGTCCGGCGCCGGCCGGGTCCCCGCCGAGGACCAGCTCGAGCTCCGGATCGAACAGCGACGCACGGCGGCCGATGGCGTCGTCGAACTCACCCTGACCGACCCCTCCGGCGGGCCACTGCCCACCTGGAGCCCGGGCGCGCATGTCGAGCTCTTCCTGCGCCCCGGGCTGACCCGGCACTACTCCCTGTGTGGCAAGACGTCCGAACGGTCGTCGTGGACGGTCGCGGTTCTGCGAGAACCGGTCGGACGGGGTGGGTCGGCGTACGTCCACGACGATCTCGACGAGGGGGCATCACTGCGGGTCCGGGCCCCGCGCAACAACTTCCCTCTCGTCGCCTCGCCGCGCTACCTGTTCATCGCAGGCGGGATCGGCATCACCCCGATCCGCGCCATGATCGACGCGGCCCGGGCCGAGGGCGCTGACTGGAACCTCGTCTACGTCGGTCGGTCGAGGGCGACGATGGCGTTCCTCGACGATCTCGGAGACGACGACCGGGTGACGGTCTGGCCCGGGGACGAACGAGGTCGATTCGATCTCGACTCGGTTCTCGGCGAGCCCCGATCCGACACGCTGGTGTACTGCTGCGGTCCCGCCGCACTCCTCGATGCCGTTGAGGAGAAGTGTGCGGTGTGGCCTGACGGGAGCTTGCACCTGGAGCGTTTCATGGCCAAGCAGGTCGACGCGCCCGAGAACGCGCTCGATTCGTTCGAGGTCGAATGCGCGATGTCAGGAGTGACGGTCACCGTTCCCGATGGCACCTCGATATTCGCTGCGGTCGAGGAGGCGGGTGTCGATGTGATCGGGTCCTGCATGGAAGGCATCTGCGGCACCTGTGAGGCCGACGTTCTCGAGGGCACTCCCGACCACCGCGACTCGATCCTGTCGCGCGCCGAACGGGAGCGTGGAGACACCGTCATGATGTGCGTGTCCCGCTCGCTGTCATCGAAACTGGTGCTCGACCTGTAGGACCGCGTCACACGAGGTACGGCTACCCCACCCGGACCGGTGAGCGCCGGACGTCGCGCAATGTCGAGAAGTGGTCAAGCAAACCCGCGGACGGACTTGAGGATGCGATCCACGGCTTCATCGACGTCCACCGTGGGCTGGAGTAGATGACTCACCGTCAGCCTCACCGCCGAGTCGACCAGGGCCTCGGAGGCCGCATCGCCCAGCAGCGACGACAGGGCGTCGGTCGCGTGACCGAGCACGACGTCCGGATTCACGGTGACCAGGGCGAGGAGCCCGGGATCGTGACCCGGTTGAAGGACAGCGGCGAGGACCGCGTTCGCTCGGCCGTGCTCCAGGACCCCGCGTGCGGCAGCCGCCAGTCCGTCCTCCAGTGAGTCGGGATGAGCCGTGACGCCGGCGCGCACTCGCCCCAGGAAACGATCGACTTCTCGATCCACCACGGCGCGACCGAGCGCCGACTTGGTTCCCACCTCTTTGTAGAGGCTCGGCCGGGGAACCCCGGACCGCTTGGCGACCTCGGTCATGCTCAGGCCGTCCCAGCCCTCGAGGGAGATGATCTCCACCGCGGCGTCGAGGACGCGCTCGAATCGCAACGTCCGCAGTTCAGCGTAGAAGGCGGGCGTACTCATGGGGCGAGCCTAAGACACCCGGGACGCGCGCACTCAACACCTGCCCTCTTCCGGGCCGTGACGTCGATTCGGTGTCCCCGTCGGTCCGTCGGGTCGCGTCGGGTGTCGCACGTGCGCGTCCCTGGTGCGCGGGTGTGGTGATCGGTGCACCCTCACAGAGGGCGGAGCATCGCCGATTCGCCTGCGGTCCAACAGGTCATGACGTGCTCGGCGAGCCGGTCCTCGATGAGGTTGAACGCCCGGATGCCGAAGACCACGTCGGCCTCGATGCTCGGATCGGACTCCACGAGCGCGCCGACCACATCGGTGCGGAGCACCTGCTCGTGCACGGCGTCGGCCTCGACGTGCTCACGATAGAAGCCGATGCACGCATCCGGCGCCTCGAGACGCACCAGGGCGTCGGCGAGCCGCTGTGCCCCCGGTGAGGACGTGATCTCGGTGGCCGCGAGATGCCCGACGGTCGCGCCCCGCGACGACCGGTGCAGCCCGAACATCGACATCATGTTGACCGTGGCGAGAGCCTGCGCCGGAGCCGCGTCCAGGTAACCGAGGTAGTCGGCATTCAGTTCGGCCGCCACCATCAGGTCGGCGAACAGCTGCTGGTGCACGCGATCTCCATGCCCACCGCCGTACTCGTCGAACTCGACGGCCACGTAGGAGGCCTTGGCCTGCCCGGTGAGCCGCGGGATGGCCCAGGCGTGGGGGTCGGCCTCCTTGAGGTGGTAGATCGACCGCAGCGCCAGGTACTCACGCATCTGATCCCAGGTGGCGGTGTCGCGCAGGAAGTACGAGGGGCCGTCTCCGTCGATCGGTTCGATCGACAGCGAATCCATCTCGGCGACAACGCTGTCTGATCCGACATCGCCGACGTCGGCTCGCAACGCGGTACGGAAGGCGGACTCCATGGCGGCGCGGAGCCGGAGGAGGTCCGGCTGCCATTCCCACTCGTCGCTCACGTCGGCGAAACCGCGGTAGTGCAGTTCGTAGCAGACGTAGAGCGCCAGCTGGAGGTCGCGACCGTACGGATCGGCATCGCCGACAACGACATCGGTGAGCACCGAACCGTCGACGACACCGGACGCCAGGGCGTTCACCACCGCCGTCGACAGCGGGCCGTCGGGGGCGGGCAGGGCCGGGTCGGTGGTCACGCGCGCAGGCGTGCTCGTCGTCAGGGTCATGACAGCGCCGGGAGGATGTGATCGCGGTAGGCATCGAAGAAGCCGTGCATGTCGGGTCCTATCTGTTGGACGTAGATCTCGTCGACGCCCGCGTCGACATATTGTCGCAGCTGCGTCAGGTGGGCGTCGGGATCGGCGTTGCATGTGATGGTCTCGGCGATGTCGGCCTTCGGGACCAGTCCGGCGACACTCTCGAAATCCCGCGGGCGCGGGAGGATCTGGGCGAGCTGACCCGGCAGGGCGTCGTTGGACCACAGTCGGTGGGCGGTCTCGAGGGCGCGGTCGGGATCGTTGTCCCAGCAGACCTTCGTGCCTGCCTGGACGGGCTTGGAGCCTCCGCCGCTCGACCGGAACACCTCGATCGACTCCTTGTCCGGCGTGACCGTGCAGAATCCGTCGCCGATGCGGCCGGCCAGCTCGGCGGCCTGCGGGCCGAATCCGGAGACGTAGATGGGGACCGTCTCCGAGGGCAGCGTGTAGATCCGTGCCTCCTGGACCTCGTAGTGCTTGCCGTGGTGACTGATCTCGTTGCCGCCGTGCAGCAGTCGGATCACGTCGATGGCCTCCTCGAGCATCTCGAGACGTACCCCCGGTGACGGCCAGGGGTCGCCGAGCACGTGCTCGTTGAGCGCTTCGCCGCTACCGACCCCGAAGACGAACCGGTTGTCGAGCTGCACCGCCGCCGTGGCGACGGCCTGCGCGAGGATCGCGGGGTGGATGCGGATGGTGGGGCACGTGACCGCCGTGGTGACAGGTAACGAGGTCACCTCCGACAGCGCGCCGAGCACGCCCCACACGAACGGGCTCTGGCCCTGCTCGGAGTTCCACGGGTGGAAGTGATCGGAGATCCAGAGTCGGGTGAACCCGGCGGCCTCGGCCATCCGGGCCTGTTCGATGAGTTCCTTCGGGCCGTACTGCTCGCACGACAGGAAATAGCCGACGTCGGTCATCAGGAGTCCAGCCCTTCACAGTGCAGATCGGTGTTCATGTGCCTCGGCGAGCTCAACTGACCGCGAGTGCGGTCATGGAGGTCGGCGACGTGTGCACAGCAACGGACTGGACTGGCACCTTCGACCGTACGCGATCAGCGGGTCGGGAGATCTACGTTCGTGGCGAGCGAATGATGGGGGCGCGCTCTGCTTGACACCGGTTGACTCCCACCACCGCGTTCGGATCGGGCTAGGAAGCAACCGTCCATGGCAACCCAACCTGTCCTCGACGGTACGCGGGCGTCGGGTCGACCCGCTACGTCTTGCGGGAGGAACAACGAGAGACGTTGGCGTGGTGCGGGGGTCGGACGGGCCCAGTGCGCCGTTGCCGTCTGTTCGCCGTGCGGGTGTAGGACTGTCGTGAGAAGGCGGCTGAGTCCGTCCCGGGGCAGTGATGGGAGTCGTCCGTGGTGAAGCTCGTGGTCCTCGTGTCCACCGTCGGGGGAGCCGTGCTGACGGCAGGCGCGGCGGTGTTCGCGTCGGCAGTGTGGT contains:
- a CDS encoding iron-containing redox enzyme family protein, yielding MTLTTSTPARVTTDPALPAPDGPLSTAVVNALASGVVDGSVLTDVVVGDADPYGRDLQLALYVCYELHYRGFADVSDEWEWQPDLLRLRAAMESAFRTALRADVGDVGSDSVVAEMDSLSIEPIDGDGPSYFLRDTATWDQMREYLALRSIYHLKEADPHAWAIPRLTGQAKASYVAVEFDEYGGGHGDRVHQQLFADLMVAAELNADYLGYLDAAPAQALATVNMMSMFGLHRSSRGATVGHLAATEITSSPGAQRLADALVRLEAPDACIGFYREHVEADAVHEQVLRTDVVGALVESDPSIEADVVFGIRAFNLIEDRLAEHVMTCWTAGESAMLRPL
- a CDS encoding HemK2/MTQ2 family protein methyltransferase; translated protein: MTLSASPISSDITTSDKVYAPQEDSFLLIEQMTTLPGGLVGKTVLDFCTGSGVVAIAAASSGADAVTAVDLCPDAAQCAHDNAVAAGLDIDVVVGSFAEALAAGPYDVVVSNPPYVPAPAIQDQSIRLTGPTQAWDASVDGRLVLDPLCAAAPDLLFTNGTLLIVQSEYSGTRQTVDALRRVGLHVDVIAEQRVEFGPVMKSRATWMWEQGLMDEGCHEETLVVIMATKR
- a CDS encoding TIGR03557 family F420-dependent LLM class oxidoreductase: MTDVGYFLSCEQYGPKELIEQARMAEAAGFTRLWISDHFHPWNSEQGQSPFVWGVLGALSEVTSLPVTTAVTCPTIRIHPAILAQAVATAAVQLDNRFVFGVGSGEALNEHVLGDPWPSPGVRLEMLEEAIDVIRLLHGGNEISHHGKHYEVQEARIYTLPSETVPIYVSGFGPQAAELAGRIGDGFCTVTPDKESIEVFRSSGGGSKPVQAGTKVCWDNDPDRALETAHRLWSNDALPGQLAQILPRPRDFESVAGLVPKADIAETITCNADPDAHLTQLRQYVDAGVDEIYVQQIGPDMHGFFDAYRDHILPALS
- a CDS encoding TetR family transcriptional regulator, which produces MSTPAFYAELRTLRFERVLDAAVEIISLEGWDGLSMTEVAKRSGVPRPSLYKEVGTKSALGRAVVDREVDRFLGRVRAGVTAHPDSLEDGLAAAARGVLEHGRANAVLAAVLQPGHDPGLLALVTVNPDVVLGHATDALSSLLGDAASEALVDSAVRLTVSHLLQPTVDVDEAVDRILKSVRGFA
- a CDS encoding cytochrome P450/oxidoreductase → MRVLDQVINKAQAVVPMERQIQGLHLVERVKRLVVGDNQPHFAESEVPDVADLDLTDIDVSNPFLWRQGKWKAYFERLRDEAPVHFRADSAFGPYWSVTRYADILAVDKDFETFSAEPQIVIGSPPAGLDIEMFIAMDPPRHDQHRGAVQGVVAPQNLEEMEGLIRSRVGEVLDDLPLDEPFDWVDRVSVELTSRMLATLLDFPYDERRKLVQWTDLVATSSSATGGANNTDEIYRGAAEMAGSFSALWRDKAARLAAGEKPGYDLITLMQQSEDTKDLINRPMEFLGNLVLLVVGGNDTTRNSMTGGVLALNQFPDQFDRLRANPGLVPKMVHEILRWQTPLAYMRRVATRDTVLNGQFIRKGDKVVMWYASANRDERTFENPDHFVIDRRNARHHLAFGIGTHRCMGSRLAEMQLRILWEELLTRFDDIEVLAEPERVQSNFVRGYSSMMVTLTPIGGRRGEPGPYRADHIAARLRTESTSGATASATSRSSGAGRVPAEDQLELRIEQRRTAADGVVELTLTDPSGGPLPTWSPGAHVELFLRPGLTRHYSLCGKTSERSSWTVAVLREPVGRGGSAYVHDDLDEGASLRVRAPRNNFPLVASPRYLFIAGGIGITPIRAMIDAARAEGADWNLVYVGRSRATMAFLDDLGDDDRVTVWPGDERGRFDLDSVLGEPRSDTLVYCCGPAALLDAVEEKCAVWPDGSLHLERFMAKQVDAPENALDSFEVECAMSGVTVTVPDGTSIFAAVEEAGVDVIGSCMEGICGTCEADVLEGTPDHRDSILSRAERERGDTVMMCVSRSLSSKLVLDL
- a CDS encoding acyl-CoA dehydrogenase family protein; the encoded protein is MKRLIFESEHEQLRASAKAFVEREIAPYAETWERDGIIDREAFKKAGEAGLVGFYMPEEFGGSDIDDFRFNAVVIEEMAKFGSRAPAFTLQNDVIGPYLKKLCTDEQKERWLPGFASGEIIGAIAMTEPGAGSDLAGIKTSAVLDGDHWVLNGAKTFISCGINADLVIVVTRTDPEAGHKGFTLLGVERGMEGFERGRNLDKLGQHAQDTAELSFTNVRVPAANVIGEVNKGFYHLMHNLPSERLAIGVGAVAGARKAFEDTLVYVSERKAFGQSVGSFQANRHKIAEIATELDIAQAFVDRCIQGAVDGELTAVDASKAKWWCTELAKRIVDTCLQLHGGYGYMAEYPISRIYADVRIETIYGGTTEIMKDIIGRDLGF
- a CDS encoding CDGSH iron-sulfur domain-containing protein yields the protein MSDGDRRAVRVVAGGPIMVQGPVDIEMPDGSTVTSDRFMVAICACRRSKTYPLCDTSHRKRARTVD
- a CDS encoding winged helix-turn-helix transcriptional regulator, translating into MHAIMDGPLARLDSWEPGDRCSIVRALEVVGTRTALLILREAYYGTTRFDGFARRVGITDAAASTRLRELVAHGLLTKSPYQQPGRRTRFEYLLTEKGTDMLPVVLGLMQWGDKYLQPDGAPLQVVADADGEPLRVSVTSTETAAVPLDGVRIRVAPESDAPETIL